One stretch of Roseovarius mucosus DNA includes these proteins:
- a CDS encoding MobA/MobL family protein, producing MGFLTFNIGMITRSSGGSATGRSAFQRCVKSECGTHDYSSKRDECILHEVMLPESVKSRFRDPAILWLEAEKMEGGSDSLLGRTIEISIPDKVPLGLWRKFAQEILFPYVDHGFAVEYGIHRTKVSSGNNDNISIHALVSARRMGKEGFLIKGDRYFERKFLRKGCASMIRKITAEAMNFFFFKNGIKAFVDHEKNEAGDDLAPIASDHIIQEIKRETQGLKKHIEEGATPSSYMPKFSLAAGMFLLSQSQKKNGLDGLCEAVGDLDEMPSVPERGHLKGPLL from the coding sequence ATGGGATTTCTCACATTTAATATTGGAATGATTACTAGATCAAGCGGTGGATCTGCAACTGGACGATCAGCTTTTCAGAGGTGCGTTAAATCTGAATGTGGAACCCATGATTACAGTTCAAAACGAGACGAGTGCATACTACATGAAGTAATGCTGCCCGAGAGCGTTAAGAGTAGATTTCGCGATCCTGCAATACTTTGGCTGGAAGCTGAGAAAATGGAGGGCGGTTCGGATTCACTGCTCGGACGTACAATCGAAATATCAATTCCAGACAAGGTCCCTCTGGGTCTGTGGAGAAAGTTCGCACAAGAAATTTTATTTCCGTACGTTGATCACGGTTTTGCAGTAGAGTACGGGATTCATAGAACGAAAGTGAGTTCCGGGAATAACGATAACATAAGTATTCACGCACTTGTATCAGCCCGTCGAATGGGCAAGGAAGGTTTCTTGATAAAAGGGGATCGATACTTTGAGAGGAAGTTTCTAAGAAAAGGTTGCGCTTCAATGATCAGAAAGATAACTGCAGAAGCAATGAATTTCTTTTTCTTTAAGAACGGCATAAAAGCATTCGTCGATCATGAAAAGAATGAAGCTGGTGATGATTTGGCTCCGATTGCTAGCGATCATATCATTCAAGAAATTAAGCGTGAAACGCAGGGTTTAAAAAAACACATTGAAGAAGGGGCAACTCCTTCCTCGTATATGCCAAAGTTTTCTCTGGCGGCAGGAATGTTTCTCTTGTCCCAGTCTCAGAAAAAGAATGGATTGGACGGATTGTGCGAGGCTGTGGGTGATCTCGACGAGATGCCATCAGTCCCAGAAAGGGGTCACCTGAAGGGGCCCTTGCTTTGA
- a CDS encoding type II toxin-antitoxin system PrlF family antitoxin gives MADLQFGRVSSKGQFTLPKRFRSALGIRTGTNVACEMHKGELRIRVAEPRDRNDDPVLDEFLKLIDKDIAKNAALFHMPKYLEARMREAAKQDVDLEDEIEGDIEF, from the coding sequence ATGGCAGACCTTCAGTTCGGACGCGTGAGCTCGAAAGGGCAATTCACGCTACCTAAACGCTTTCGTAGCGCACTTGGCATCAGGACAGGCACAAATGTTGCTTGCGAAATGCATAAAGGAGAGCTTCGGATTCGTGTTGCAGAACCGCGAGACCGGAACGATGATCCAGTTCTGGACGAGTTCCTGAAGCTGATCGATAAGGACATCGCAAAGAATGCAGCTCTCTTTCACATGCCGAAATATCTCGAAGCACGCATGCGGGAAGCTGCAAAGCAAGATGTCGATCTCGAAGATGAAATTGAAGGTGACATCGAGTTTTGA
- a CDS encoding type II toxin-antitoxin system YhaV family toxin yields MSEKTEPTVINGWTLLFHPFFIEKLTKLEANAQKALPENPGNAYVKLFNQISKLVYEKIPENPASPEFRQGKTLGSGYKHWRRAKFGGNRFRLYFRYSEKAKIIAYAWVNDQNGMRKDGDKNDPYVVFKKMLDSGNPPDDIEDLIKACRNL; encoded by the coding sequence TTGAGTGAAAAGACAGAACCAACAGTTATAAACGGGTGGACACTATTGTTTCACCCGTTTTTCATTGAGAAGCTTACAAAACTTGAAGCAAATGCTCAGAAAGCGCTGCCAGAAAATCCTGGGAACGCTTACGTAAAACTTTTTAATCAGATCTCAAAACTCGTCTATGAAAAGATCCCTGAAAATCCTGCATCTCCTGAGTTCAGACAGGGGAAGACGTTGGGATCTGGATACAAACACTGGCGGAGAGCAAAGTTCGGCGGAAACAGGTTCCGTCTCTATTTCAGGTATTCAGAGAAAGCTAAAATAATAGCATATGCTTGGGTCAACGATCAGAATGGTATGAGAAAAGACGGTGACAAGAATGATCCGTACGTTGTCTTTAAAAAGATGCTGGATTCCGGAAATCCGCCAGATGACATCGAGGATCTGATCAAGGCTTGCAGAAATCTCTGA
- a CDS encoding tyrosine-type recombinase/integrase, whose protein sequence is MKNCIKEAGIETGYIFRPVLKGGKRCRNSALTGEAISRIIKNRACDAGLDPKLLSGHSVRSGFVTTAGLHNAPINSIMEQTRHKDVNTVRSYFADHEKFKNDAGTGFL, encoded by the coding sequence TTGAAAAACTGTATCAAAGAAGCTGGCATCGAAACAGGCTACATCTTCAGACCAGTGTTAAAAGGTGGCAAAAGATGCCGCAATTCAGCTCTGACTGGGGAAGCTATTTCTCGCATCATAAAAAACAGAGCTTGTGATGCAGGTCTCGATCCAAAGTTGCTTTCCGGACATTCTGTAAGATCTGGTTTCGTGACCACTGCTGGATTGCATAACGCTCCCATCAATTCGATCATGGAGCAAACAAGACATAAAGACGTCAACACTGTACGTAGTTATTTTGCTGATCATGAGAAATTCAAGAACGATGCCGGAACAGGATTTCTTTAA
- a CDS encoding IS3 family transposase (programmed frameshift) — protein sequence MSKTTNKFSPEVRERAVRLVFDNEGQLGSRWQAIMSIAAKIGCAPQTLNDWVKKAEVNVGKRAGVSSEMAERMKALERENRELRQANEILRKASAYFCAGGARPPVEVMVGFIDAHRDAHGVEPICNVLPIAPSTYYDHLAKRADPTRRSDRARRDDALRPEIRRVFEENWSVYGVRKVWHPLRREGFDVARCTVARLMKDMDIQGIIRGKPHRTTIPDKKQPCPLDKVNRQFQVPAPNMLWVSDFTYVATWKGFAYVAFVIDAYARRIVGWRVSTSPHASFVLDALEQAVHERRPVKGMGLVHHSDRGSQYLSIKYTERLAEAGIEPSVGSVGDSYDNALAETINGLFKAEVIHRRGPWRSFEAVEYATLEWVDWFNYRRLLEPIGNIPPAEAETNFYAALETEPVAA from the exons ATGAGCAAAACAACGAACAAGTTTTCCCCTGAAGTGCGTGAACGCGCGGTGCGACTGGTCTTCGACAATGAGGGGCAGCTCGGTTCGCGTTGGCAGGCGATTATGTCGATTGCGGCGAAGATCGGCTGCGCACCCCAGACCCTGAACGACTGGGTCAAGAAGGCCGAGGTCAATGTCGGCAAGCGTGCGGGCGTCTCCAGCGAGATGGCCGAGCGCATGAAGGCGTTGGAACGCGAGAACCGCGAGCTGCGCCAGGCGAATGAGATACTTCGCAAGGCGTCAGCTTATT TTTGCGCTGGCGGAGCTCGACCGCCGGTCGAAGTGATGGTGGGTTTCATCGACGCGCATCGTGATGCGCACGGGGTCGAGCCGATCTGCAACGTGCTGCCGATCGCCCCGTCCACCTATTATGATCATCTGGCCAAGCGGGCCGATCCAACCCGGCGGTCGGATCGCGCGCGCCGGGATGATGCGCTGCGGCCAGAGATCCGGCGTGTCTTCGAGGAGAACTGGAGCGTCTACGGCGTGCGCAAGGTCTGGCACCCACTGCGCCGCGAAGGCTTCGATGTCGCTCGCTGCACGGTCGCGAGGTTGATGAAGGACATGGATATTCAAGGCATTATTCGAGGCAAGCCACACAGAACGACGATCCCTGACAAGAAGCAGCCCTGTCCGTTGGACAAAGTGAACCGCCAGTTCCAGGTGCCCGCACCGAACATGCTGTGGGTCAGTGATTTCACCTACGTCGCAACCTGGAAGGGGTTCGCATATGTGGCTTTCGTGATCGATGCCTATGCTCGGAGGATCGTAGGCTGGCGCGTCAGCACTTCTCCTCACGCCAGTTTCGTCCTTGATGCATTGGAACAGGCGGTCCACGAACGTCGCCCGGTCAAAGGCATGGGACTGGTGCATCACAGCGACAGAGGCAGCCAATACCTGTCCATAAAATACACCGAAAGATTGGCAGAGGCGGGTATCGAACCTTCTGTGGGCAGCGTCGGCGACAGCTATGACAACGCCCTCGCCGAAACGATCAACGGCCTGTTCAAAGCTGAGGTCATCCACCGTCGCGGCCCGTGGCGCAGTTTCGAGGCCGTCGAATACGCAACACTCGAATGGGTCGACTGGTTCAACTACCGCCGCCTGCTCGAGCCTATCGGGAACATCCCGCCCGCAGAAGCCGAAACAAACTTCTACGCAGCTCTGGAAACCGAACCCGTGGCCGCGTAA
- a CDS encoding helix-turn-helix domain-containing protein: protein MEKQKPKLGAPACWKKLQYEKTQGRYEKLHDASEQVILDIKKKIASEIRDHVIKKRINQTDIARETGLPQADVNRIINGRVEVRSLKFVIALAAYLGVDTGFNMKTS from the coding sequence ATGGAAAAACAAAAACCAAAATTAGGTGCTCCGGCATGCTGGAAAAAACTTCAATATGAGAAGACTCAAGGGCGCTATGAAAAGCTCCATGATGCGAGTGAACAGGTTATTCTAGATATCAAGAAAAAGATTGCTTCTGAAATTCGTGATCATGTTATCAAGAAAAGAATTAATCAGACAGATATCGCACGGGAAACCGGTTTGCCACAAGCTGATGTCAACCGCATTATCAATGGTCGTGTTGAAGTTCGCAGCTTGAAATTCGTGATTGCTCTTGCCGCATATCTTGGGGTTGATACTGGCTTCAACATGAAGACATCCTGA
- the tnpB gene encoding IS66 family insertion sequence element accessory protein TnpB (TnpB, as the term is used for proteins encoded by IS66 family insertion elements, is considered an accessory protein, since TnpC, encoded by a neighboring gene, is a DDE family transposase.), giving the protein MIFPDQAVRIVITTKPVDFRKGHDGLAAMAHSELGFAPKAGVMVVFRSKRGDRVKVLFWDGSGIVMIYKRLEQGGFAWPKVGDGVMRLSRVQFEALFAGLDWRRIHTPRPTPPTATE; this is encoded by the coding sequence GTGATCTTTCCGGATCAGGCCGTAAGGATAGTAATCACGACCAAGCCGGTAGACTTCCGCAAAGGGCACGACGGGCTGGCAGCCATGGCACATTCCGAGCTGGGCTTTGCGCCGAAGGCGGGGGTGATGGTGGTGTTCAGGTCCAAGCGTGGCGACAGAGTCAAGGTTCTGTTCTGGGACGGCAGTGGCATCGTGATGATCTACAAGCGGCTGGAGCAGGGCGGCTTCGCCTGGCCAAAGGTGGGTGACGGCGTCATGCGGCTGTCGCGGGTGCAGTTCGAGGCGCTGTTTGCAGGGCTTGACTGGCGCCGCATCCATACGCCCAGACCGACCCCGCCCACCGCGACAGAATGA
- the tnpA gene encoding IS66-like element accessory protein TnpA produces MERQNEHRMEVRGPRGVSRIEVLDGPTGRRRWPDDLKARIVAESFQPGARVCDVAAKYGLIARHLSGWRGLARKGELVVPMDAVPAFEPLVIEPSVDAAAATASADADVIKVEICGAVLHVTPDCSPDRAAALVAALRKVL; encoded by the coding sequence GTGGAGCGCCAAAACGAGCACCGGATGGAGGTGCGGGGGCCGAGGGGAGTGTCGCGGATCGAGGTCCTTGATGGCCCCACCGGGCGTCGGCGTTGGCCGGATGATCTCAAGGCGCGGATTGTGGCCGAGAGTTTTCAGCCCGGCGCGCGGGTCTGCGATGTTGCGGCGAAGTATGGGTTGATTGCCCGGCACCTTTCCGGATGGCGCGGTCTTGCGCGCAAGGGGGAGCTGGTGGTGCCAATGGATGCGGTCCCAGCCTTTGAGCCGCTGGTGATCGAGCCATCGGTTGATGCCGCTGCCGCTACTGCGTCGGCCGACGCGGACGTGATCAAGGTCGAGATCTGTGGGGCCGTTCTGCATGTGACGCCGGATTGCAGCCCAGACCGCGCGGCAGCCTTGGTGGCGGCGCTGAGGAAGGTGCTGTGA
- a CDS encoding metallophosphoesterase, whose amino-acid sequence MRRNELNKKKWYCSDPHFGHDNIVKFCNRPFKNADEADEIILRNLNERVGPGDQLWLLGDFALGHKKLDKKWLQEMFDRLPGAEQHLIIGNHDDEIVQSLPWSSVAYMAEVRDGSQRNYNTLFHYPMLTWNHARRGAYCLFGHVHDNFLGTRNCVNVGLDVWDFYPVSFDEIEHRSKTLPMNKHWHEVEPGTTIFGEQIDYY is encoded by the coding sequence ATGCGACGAAACGAGTTAAATAAGAAAAAATGGTACTGTTCAGATCCGCACTTTGGTCATGATAATATTGTGAAATTCTGCAATCGACCTTTCAAAAATGCAGATGAAGCCGACGAAATCATCTTGAGGAATCTTAACGAAAGGGTCGGCCCAGGAGACCAACTATGGCTGCTTGGTGATTTTGCACTCGGTCACAAAAAGCTAGATAAAAAATGGTTGCAGGAGATGTTTGATAGGCTTCCAGGAGCTGAACAGCATCTGATTATCGGCAACCACGATGATGAGATCGTTCAATCTCTGCCTTGGAGCAGTGTTGCTTATATGGCCGAAGTTAGGGATGGATCACAAAGAAATTACAACACGCTTTTTCATTATCCAATGCTGACATGGAATCATGCGAGAAGAGGGGCTTACTGCCTCTTCGGTCATGTTCATGACAACTTTTTGGGAACACGAAATTGCGTAAACGTCGGGCTTGATGTCTGGGACTTCTATCCTGTTTCTTTTGATGAGATTGAACACCGCTCAAAGACGCTCCCGATGAATAAACACTGGCACGAAGTCGAACCAGGAACCACAATTTTTGGTGAGCAGATTGATTATTACTGA
- a CDS encoding H-NS family nucleoid-associated regulatory protein, with the protein MGIENISLEGLEIAELQELRDMVTDRIDEIKKENKKRLMEIMEAEAAKLGIPISEILSSGSKSKEPRKTVKAKYRNEHGKEWSGRGPNAPAWVLEHLGVEKIDRQDPEQAKKLEELLVDKD; encoded by the coding sequence TTGGGTATTGAAAACATAAGCCTTGAAGGTCTCGAAATCGCAGAGCTTCAAGAGCTGCGGGATATGGTGACAGATCGTATCGACGAGATCAAAAAAGAGAACAAGAAGCGGCTGATGGAAATCATGGAAGCCGAGGCTGCGAAGCTTGGTATTCCTATAAGTGAGATCTTGTCATCGGGGTCCAAATCAAAAGAGCCGCGCAAGACTGTCAAAGCAAAGTATCGTAATGAGCACGGTAAAGAGTGGTCCGGCAGGGGTCCCAATGCGCCCGCATGGGTTCTGGAACATCTCGGTGTCGAAAAGATTGATCGTCAAGATCCAGAACAGGCAAAGAAGCTGGAAGAACTTCTGGTGGATAAAGACTGA
- a CDS encoding class I SAM-dependent DNA methyltransferase has translation MNAFEIEESVKSLVSKGFNPKTFIIDFLKAYDAPKSLIQQLKGDHQNLSDISGGVLWRRNLHYKLADKGMVPSVITELRNSQATSKYKVRFVISTDGEEFSAHDLNTGNTVNCNFDEIDIHFASFLSLAGIFFEKEIEENPIDIQATKRLTKFYDSILQDNPDWKTDEMRHTLNHFITQIIFCLFAEDTGIIPKDIFSSTVRLYCENDSEQAKPVIEAIFTAMAHDAGAEVRSGLPGYTQKFPHVNGGLFRGNPQVPRFLRGSVRYLLDAGVLDWKEINPDIFGSMIQAIVHQDQRGELGMHYTSVSNILKLLKPLFLNDLQDQVNANWNSKKGLQAILQRLMKIRVFDPACGSGNFLVIAYRELRNIEIQVIRRLAEISDFSAGLWSHVDLKNFFGIEYIDFAAETAKLSLWIAEYQMNKRYEDEFGKFAPSLPLKDTNTIQQGNALRISWEDVCPHSDDSEVETYIVGNPPYLGRQKRNEEQQEDMEKVFSAYTSKYANLDYVAGWFLKSSTYMHKHNNVFAALVSTNSISQGEQVSLLWSALNKLNIKIIFAHTSFKWKNSALKNAGVVCVIIGIGNGSHGYRPTIYSDNTLKYVDNITPYLTSGTITYITPRKKPLSFLPEMDYGSMANDGGGLLLSPDEANTIVSEYPNALKFIKRIYGGQEFIKGIVRYGIWINHKDLDEAMKIPYLENRIYETRKNRLDSKREATQKLASVSYRFSEVRHTDQRKLIIPNLTTDKRKWFTVGFLEADDVVIAPSLAINGADFGTFAIASSKLHFVWISSVCGRFKTDIRYSNTLGWHTFPIQKPTEQQYKAIEELGKNILLARDAYFEHQINTLYDPNRMSVDFPKLYEAHIENDRVIEEILSGHYLYNDTERLDFLLSEYESLFKNRV, from the coding sequence ATGAACGCGTTTGAGATTGAAGAGAGTGTTAAGTCACTTGTATCTAAAGGATTTAACCCAAAGACCTTCATTATTGACTTTTTGAAGGCCTATGACGCGCCAAAATCCCTTATTCAGCAGTTAAAGGGTGATCACCAGAACCTTTCAGATATCTCTGGTGGAGTGCTCTGGCGGAGAAACCTGCATTACAAGCTGGCCGACAAAGGCATGGTTCCCTCTGTTATCACTGAGCTCAGAAATTCTCAGGCCACCAGTAAGTATAAAGTCCGGTTTGTCATCTCGACAGATGGGGAAGAGTTCAGTGCTCATGATCTCAATACGGGCAACACTGTTAATTGTAATTTTGACGAGATCGATATTCATTTTGCCTCCTTCTTATCTCTGGCAGGGATCTTCTTTGAAAAAGAGATTGAAGAAAACCCTATTGATATTCAGGCAACGAAACGCCTGACCAAGTTTTACGACAGCATCCTCCAGGACAATCCGGACTGGAAAACAGATGAGATGCGTCATACTCTCAACCATTTCATTACCCAGATTATTTTCTGTTTGTTCGCAGAAGACACCGGGATTATTCCGAAAGACATCTTTTCAAGTACCGTCCGTCTTTATTGCGAAAATGACAGTGAACAGGCAAAACCTGTTATTGAAGCCATCTTTACTGCTATGGCTCATGATGCTGGAGCTGAAGTTCGATCCGGTCTTCCAGGCTACACCCAGAAGTTTCCTCACGTAAACGGTGGGCTCTTTCGTGGAAACCCACAGGTTCCGCGCTTTCTAAGGGGGTCTGTACGCTATCTGCTGGATGCTGGTGTCCTTGATTGGAAAGAGATCAATCCTGACATCTTCGGCTCGATGATCCAGGCTATCGTGCATCAAGACCAGCGCGGCGAGCTGGGTATGCATTACACTTCGGTTTCAAACATTCTCAAGCTGTTGAAACCCCTCTTCCTGAACGACCTTCAAGACCAAGTAAACGCAAACTGGAACTCCAAAAAAGGCCTTCAGGCTATCTTGCAACGCTTGATGAAGATCCGTGTCTTCGATCCGGCATGTGGATCTGGCAACTTCCTTGTGATTGCTTATCGTGAGCTTAGAAATATTGAAATCCAGGTTATCAGGCGTCTTGCAGAGATCTCTGACTTCTCAGCTGGTCTGTGGTCCCATGTCGATCTGAAAAACTTTTTCGGCATCGAGTACATCGACTTCGCAGCAGAGACAGCAAAGCTCTCACTCTGGATTGCTGAATACCAGATGAACAAGCGTTATGAAGACGAATTTGGTAAGTTTGCACCCTCCCTGCCCCTCAAGGACACAAACACAATTCAACAGGGAAACGCATTGCGTATCTCTTGGGAAGACGTCTGTCCTCATTCAGACGATTCAGAAGTCGAAACCTATATTGTTGGCAATCCACCTTATCTGGGGAGGCAAAAAAGGAACGAAGAGCAACAGGAAGATATGGAGAAGGTGTTTTCAGCCTACACCAGCAAATATGCAAACCTAGATTACGTAGCTGGTTGGTTCCTGAAGTCTTCAACATATATGCACAAGCATAATAATGTATTTGCAGCCCTTGTTTCTACTAATTCAATTTCACAAGGGGAGCAGGTATCGCTTCTTTGGTCTGCACTCAATAAACTAAATATAAAAATTATCTTCGCTCACACATCCTTTAAATGGAAGAATAGCGCGCTCAAGAATGCTGGAGTGGTTTGTGTCATCATTGGAATTGGGAACGGGTCTCACGGTTATCGACCGACTATTTATTCGGACAATACATTAAAATATGTTGACAATATAACTCCTTACTTAACATCCGGAACAATCACTTATATTACGCCAAGGAAGAAACCTCTAAGCTTTCTTCCTGAAATGGATTACGGCAGTATGGCTAATGATGGAGGTGGATTATTACTATCGCCCGATGAGGCAAACACAATCGTATCTGAATATCCGAACGCGCTCAAGTTCATTAAGAGGATATATGGTGGGCAGGAGTTTATTAAAGGTATTGTTCGCTATGGAATTTGGATTAACCACAAGGACTTAGATGAGGCGATGAAAATTCCTTATCTAGAAAATCGCATATATGAAACAAGGAAAAATAGATTAGATAGCAAGCGAGAGGCCACACAGAAACTTGCAAGTGTTTCTTATAGATTTTCGGAGGTGCGACACACAGATCAGAGAAAACTTATAATTCCAAACCTTACGACAGATAAACGTAAATGGTTTACTGTTGGCTTCTTAGAGGCTGATGATGTTGTTATTGCTCCTTCTCTTGCAATAAACGGGGCAGACTTTGGAACTTTTGCCATTGCTTCCTCAAAGCTTCATTTCGTATGGATCAGCTCCGTCTGTGGAAGATTCAAGACAGATATACGATACTCAAACACGTTAGGATGGCATACCTTCCCAATCCAAAAACCTACAGAACAACAATATAAGGCTATCGAAGAGCTTGGAAAAAACATACTCTTAGCGAGAGATGCATATTTTGAGCATCAAATAAATACACTTTATGATCCGAATCGAATGAGTGTTGACTTCCCTAAACTTTACGAAGCTCATATAGAAAATGATCGAGTTATAGAAGAAATTCTATCAGGTCATTATTTATATAACGACACGGAACGATTAGATTTTTTGCTATCAGAATATGAATCTCTATTTAAAAACAGAGTTTAA
- a CDS encoding DEAD/DEAH box helicase, which translates to MKDAIHVTYGQTGNSQQFNTMGMRPMQARVFAKRDEQYILVKAPPASGKSRALMFLGLDKLHNQGIRKVIVAVPEKSIGSSFKTTMLKEHGFFSDWIVPNQWNLCLDVGTLEEGAVLEGKVNTLKSFLDERNQEPIIVCTHSTLRAAFKKFSLDIFDNCLIAVDEFHHASSGENNRLGEVVRDLIKRGSAHIVAMTGSYFRGDAVMVLDPEDEARFTSVSYTYYEQLNGYKYLKSLGIGYHFYSGRYTKSIGEVLDPSLKTIIHIPHIMNSASSKDKYREVHEILSFLGEYQGVEEETGFHRIFNKDLNRILKVADLVEDAPELRLRTQAGLRDTTNRDKVDVIIALNLAKEGFDWIWCEHALTVGYRGSLTEIIQIIGRATRDAPSKKHAQFTNLVPEPDATQSTVTSAVNDLLKAISASLLMQQVLAPKFKFRTKRVEDEDDASEDMTYDETTGEITVAIKGYKEPTSENVKAIINNDINELIGAICQDPEISSQATADPDIAAERVNVHLIPKVIEEKFEHLNETEVEELRQHVVAQMNIIGESQNQDLLKPAHQTDEDDEPVSQGKNLGLMKLVRKFINVQELDIDLIDQINPFRSAYEILSKDLNTTTLAQINSAITTKTIRITEVEAARMIPKLEKFIELNSRPPSSLSENPSERYLGQVYDFFLEMKRKRAAEK; encoded by the coding sequence ATGAAAGATGCGATCCATGTTACCTATGGCCAGACGGGCAACAGCCAGCAGTTCAACACTATGGGTATGCGTCCCATGCAGGCTCGTGTTTTTGCAAAGCGAGATGAGCAATATATTCTTGTAAAAGCACCCCCTGCTTCAGGTAAGTCTCGTGCTCTGATGTTTCTTGGACTGGATAAGCTTCATAACCAGGGAATCCGTAAGGTGATCGTAGCCGTGCCGGAAAAGTCTATCGGCAGCTCCTTTAAGACCACAATGCTGAAAGAGCATGGCTTCTTTTCAGATTGGATCGTGCCCAATCAATGGAACCTCTGTCTCGATGTCGGAACACTTGAAGAAGGCGCTGTCCTGGAAGGCAAGGTAAACACCCTGAAAAGCTTTCTCGATGAGAGAAATCAGGAACCCATAATTGTTTGCACACATTCCACATTGCGCGCAGCATTCAAGAAATTCTCTCTCGATATCTTTGATAACTGTCTCATCGCTGTGGATGAGTTCCATCATGCCTCTTCAGGTGAAAACAATCGTCTTGGGGAAGTAGTCAGAGACCTTATCAAACGTGGGTCAGCGCATATTGTGGCTATGACAGGTTCCTATTTCAGGGGTGATGCCGTCATGGTTCTTGATCCTGAAGATGAAGCCAGGTTCACCTCGGTTTCCTATACCTATTATGAACAGTTGAATGGATATAAATACCTGAAATCATTAGGTATCGGATATCATTTCTATTCCGGTCGCTATACAAAAAGTATTGGAGAAGTCCTCGATCCCTCCTTGAAGACGATCATCCATATCCCCCACATCATGAATTCTGCATCCTCAAAGGATAAATACAGGGAAGTGCATGAAATCCTCTCTTTTCTTGGGGAATACCAAGGTGTTGAAGAGGAGACTGGATTCCACCGGATATTCAATAAGGATCTGAACCGAATTCTTAAGGTTGCAGATCTGGTTGAAGATGCCCCGGAGCTTAGACTTCGCACTCAAGCGGGACTGAGAGATACGACAAACCGGGATAAAGTAGACGTCATCATCGCACTAAATCTTGCGAAGGAAGGTTTTGATTGGATCTGGTGTGAGCATGCTCTCACAGTGGGTTACAGAGGCTCCCTCACTGAAATCATCCAGATCATCGGTCGTGCAACACGTGATGCTCCCAGCAAAAAGCATGCTCAGTTTACCAACCTTGTTCCCGAACCTGACGCCACACAGAGCACCGTGACCTCTGCTGTGAACGATCTTCTGAAAGCCATATCTGCATCCCTTCTTATGCAGCAGGTCTTGGCCCCGAAGTTCAAATTCCGCACCAAGCGTGTTGAAGACGAAGATGATGCGTCAGAAGACATGACCTATGATGAGACAACCGGAGAAATCACTGTTGCCATCAAGGGTTATAAGGAACCGACTTCAGAGAATGTGAAAGCGATCATCAATAACGATATTAATGAGCTGATCGGTGCAATCTGTCAGGATCCGGAGATTTCTTCACAAGCCACAGCTGATCCCGACATCGCCGCCGAGCGAGTCAATGTTCATCTGATCCCAAAAGTCATTGAAGAGAAATTCGAACATCTCAACGAGACCGAAGTTGAGGAATTACGCCAGCATGTGGTTGCCCAGATGAATATTATCGGGGAGTCCCAGAACCAGGATCTCCTGAAGCCAGCACACCAAACTGATGAAGACGACGAGCCAGTCTCCCAAGGAAAGAACCTTGGCCTTATGAAGCTTGTGCGTAAATTCATCAACGTACAAGAACTCGATATCGACCTGATCGATCAGATCAACCCATTCAGATCCGCATATGAAATCCTGTCAAAGGATCTGAATACAACGACCCTGGCACAGATCAATTCCGCCATCACTACAAAAACTATCAGGATTACAGAGGTAGAAGCCGCGCGGATGATTCCAAAACTCGAAAAGTTTATCGAGTTGAATAGCCGTCCCCCCTCCTCTCTTTCTGAGAACCCTTCAGAAAGATATCTTGGACAGGTCTACGACTTCTTCCTGGAAATGAAGCGCAAACGAGCAGCCGAGAAATAA